In the genome of Muntiacus reevesi chromosome 5, mMunRee1.1, whole genome shotgun sequence, one region contains:
- the LOC136168707 gene encoding tRNA N(3)-methylcytidine methyltransferase METTL2-like: MPNQGNPCHVRYFKDPAAVCRKRQQFRSWFLSDPARVFHHNAWDNVEWSEEQATEAERKVQENSTQRVCQEKQVDYEINANKHWNDFYKIHENGFFKDRHWLFTEFPELAPSQNHLNNLLSENKRSEVYEYYRSGEDGSDLIMEEQHSCSSVSLGDKTQPPLMEESVTQKLRHLDICANEFPGSSATYRILEVGCGVGNTVFPILQTNNDPSLFGYCCDFSSTAVELVKTNSAYDPSRCFAFVNDLCDEDKSYPMPENSLDVTILIFVLSAIIPDKMQNAINRLSRLLKPGGIMLLRDYGRYNMAQLRFKKGQCLSENFYVRGDGTRVYFFTQDELDTLFTTAGLEKVQNLVDRRLQMNRGKQLTMYRVWIQCKYRKPLVSSTS, from the exons ATGCCAAATCAGGGCAACCCTTGCCATGTAAG ATACTTCAAGGATCCTGCCGCGGTCTGCAGGAAGAGGCAGCAGTTCAGGAGCTGGTTTCTGAGCGACCCCGCTCGCGTCTTTCACCACAATGCCTGGGACAACGTGGAGTGGTCGGAGGAGCAGGCCACGGAGGCAGAGAGGAAAGTCCAGGAGAACAGCACTCAGCGGGTGTGCCAGGAGAAGCA AGTTGATTATGAGATCAATGCCAACAAACACTGGAACGACTTCTACAAAATCCATGAAAATGGGTTTTTCAAGGATAGACATTGGCTTTTTACTGAATTCCCAGAGCTGGCACCTAGCCAAAATCACTTGAATAATTTGCTCTCAGAGAATAAGAGGAGTGAAGTATATGAATACTACAGAAGTGGTGAGGATGGATCTGATTTAATAATGGAAGAACAGCACAGTTGTTCTTCTGTTAGCCTTGGAGATAAGACACAGCCACCTCTTATGGAAGAGAGTGTAACTCAGAAACTCCGTCACCTGGATATCTGTGCTAATGAGTTTCCTGGATCCTCAGCAACCTACCGAATACTCGAGGTTGGTTGTGGTGTGGGAAACACAGTCTTCCCAATTCTACAAACTAACAATGACCCAAGCCTCTTTGGTTACTGTTGTGATTTTTCTTCCACAGCTGTAGAACTTGTCAAGACAAATTCAGCATATGACCCTTCTCGGTGTTTTGCCTTTGTTAATGATCTGTGTGATGAAGATAAGAGTTACCCAATGCCTGAGAATAGTCTTGATGTCACCATCCTTATATTTGTTCTCTCAGCAATCATTCCAGACAAGATGCAGAATGCTATCAACAGGCTGAGCAGGCTTCTGAAGCCCGGGGGGATAATGCTTCTGCGAGATTATGGTCGCTACAACATGGCTCAGCTTCGATTTAAAAAAGGTCAATGTCTGTCTGAAAATTTCTATGTGAGAGGCGATGGCACCAGAGTGTACTTCTTCACACAAGATGAACTGGACACACTTTTCACTACtgctggactggaaaaggttcagAACCTGGTGGATCGCCGGTTGCAAATGAATCGAGGAAAACAACTGACAATGTACCGAGTTTGGATTCAGTGCAAGTATCGCAAGCCTCTTGTGTCTAGCACCAGCTGA